A genomic region of Dickeya solani IPO 2222 contains the following coding sequences:
- a CDS encoding DUF2076 domain-containing protein yields the protein MQSEEQRLIDGLFSRLKTAETNTGPRDLKAEQQINDHIRQQPAAPYYMSQAMIIQEAALKQLDQRVKELEAEINQLKQEAAARPQQSSGGFLAGLFGGGSRNSAPQPSQPAGYGQPAGYGQPMGYTPPAPGYGQPAPGYAQPAPSRAGGFLSGALQTAAGVAGGVVLADMLTGMFHRSQPEEIINIINENPVLNENPLGNVSDSFRDFGADNLDTFNGAGASNNLWNSNAGDEPQNSGYDDYAADDSYDDDDSYV from the coding sequence ATGCAATCTGAAGAACAACGCCTTATTGATGGTCTGTTTAGCCGACTGAAAACAGCCGAGACCAACACGGGCCCTCGGGATCTCAAGGCAGAACAGCAAATCAATGACCACATTCGCCAGCAGCCGGCCGCGCCTTACTACATGTCGCAGGCGATGATTATTCAGGAAGCGGCGCTGAAACAGTTGGATCAACGGGTGAAAGAACTGGAAGCCGAAATTAACCAACTGAAACAAGAGGCGGCGGCCCGTCCACAACAAAGCAGCGGCGGTTTTCTGGCCGGTCTGTTTGGCGGCGGCAGTCGCAACAGCGCGCCGCAGCCGTCGCAACCAGCGGGTTATGGCCAGCCGGCCGGATACGGTCAGCCGATGGGATATACGCCGCCGGCACCGGGTTACGGCCAGCCTGCGCCGGGCTATGCGCAACCGGCGCCGTCCCGCGCAGGCGGTTTTCTGAGCGGTGCGTTGCAGACCGCGGCCGGCGTGGCGGGCGGTGTGGTGTTGGCCGACATGCTGACCGGCATGTTCCACCGCTCGCAGCCGGAAGAAATCATCAACATCATCAACGAAAATCCGGTGCTCAACGAGAATCCGCTGGGTAACGTCAGCGACAGCTTCCGGGATTTCGGTGCGGACAATCTGGATACGTTCAACGGCGCCGGCGCCAGCAACAACCTTTGGAACAGCAACGCCGGCGACGAACCGCAGAACAGCGGCTACGACGATTACGCGGCTGATGACTCCTACGACGACGACGATTCCTACGTCTAA
- a CDS encoding methionine ABC transporter ATP-binding protein — protein sequence MIRIERLGKRYPGCAQPALENVSLTIPSGAVYGILGRSGAGKSTLIRCLNLLERPTAGRILMDDCDIARLSPRALRQQRQRTGMIFQHFNLLHARTVWDNVAVPLEIAGVGRRERETRVTELLALVGLSDKALAYPSQLSGGQKQRVGIARALAAQPRYLLCDEATSALDPETTASILALLSDINRQLGLTIVLITHELEVVKAICDHAALLEQGRVAESGALRTLLADPASRLRQALLPDLDAERAFLRRHGVEEGELCKVA from the coding sequence ATGATTCGCATCGAACGGCTGGGGAAACGCTATCCGGGGTGCGCGCAACCCGCGCTGGAGAACGTGTCGCTGACCATCCCATCAGGGGCGGTGTACGGCATTCTCGGCCGTAGCGGCGCGGGTAAGAGCACGCTGATTCGTTGTCTCAATCTGCTGGAGCGGCCCACCGCGGGCCGTATTCTGATGGACGACTGCGACATCGCCAGACTGTCGCCGCGGGCGCTGCGCCAGCAGCGTCAGCGCACCGGCATGATTTTCCAACATTTCAACCTGCTGCATGCCCGCACGGTGTGGGATAACGTAGCGGTGCCGCTGGAAATCGCCGGGGTCGGCAGACGCGAGCGGGAGACACGCGTGACGGAGTTGCTGGCGTTAGTCGGGTTGAGCGATAAGGCGCTGGCTTATCCGTCGCAACTGTCCGGCGGGCAGAAACAGCGGGTCGGCATCGCCCGTGCGCTGGCGGCCCAGCCGCGTTATCTGCTGTGCGACGAGGCCACCAGCGCGCTCGACCCGGAAACCACCGCGTCGATACTGGCGCTGCTGTCCGATATCAACCGGCAACTGGGGCTGACTATTGTGCTGATCACCCATGAGCTGGAGGTGGTCAAAGCCATCTGCGATCACGCGGCTCTGCTGGAGCAAGGCCGGGTGGCGGAAAGCGGCGCGCTGCGAACGCTGCTGGCGGACCCGGCTTCCCGCCTGCGACAGGCACTGTTGCCGGATCTGGACGCCGAGCGTGCGTTTTTGCGACGACACGGCGTAGAGGAGGGTGAATTGTGCAAAGTCGCCTGA
- a CDS encoding methionine ABC transporter permease — MSWEDFFPIMLNATLETLYMVGLAALFTVLVGLPTGVLLFISRQSGIMPLPRVSAVLGGVINVGRSLPFVVLLIALIPFTRWVVGTTLGSTAAVVPITVGAFPFFARIVENALAEVDRGRIEAVVSMGGTVWHVITKALLPEALPSILAGITLTVVMLIGFSSMAGVIGGGGLGDLAIRYGYQRFNQQVMAGTVIVLVLLVQLVQSLGDRLVRSLAYRR; from the coding sequence CTGAGCTGGGAAGACTTTTTCCCAATCATGCTGAACGCGACGCTGGAAACCCTGTACATGGTGGGGCTGGCGGCGCTGTTTACCGTGCTGGTGGGGTTGCCGACCGGTGTGCTGCTGTTTATCAGCCGTCAGTCGGGCATCATGCCGCTACCGCGGGTAAGCGCGGTGCTGGGCGGGGTGATTAACGTCGGGCGTTCGTTGCCGTTCGTGGTGTTGCTGATTGCCCTGATCCCGTTTACCCGCTGGGTGGTCGGCACTACGTTGGGCAGCACCGCCGCGGTGGTGCCGATTACCGTCGGTGCGTTTCCGTTTTTTGCCCGCATTGTGGAAAACGCGCTGGCCGAGGTGGATCGCGGCCGGATAGAGGCGGTTGTGTCGATGGGCGGCACCGTCTGGCATGTGATCACCAAGGCGTTGTTGCCGGAAGCCCTGCCGTCTATTTTGGCGGGCATCACCCTGACGGTGGTGATGCTGATTGGCTTTTCGTCAATGGCGGGGGTGATTGGCGGCGGCGGGCTGGGGGATCTGGCCATCCGCTACGGTTATCAGCGTTTTAATCAGCAGGTGATGGCGGGAACGGTGATCGTGCTGGTATTGCTGGTGCAACTGGTGCAGTCGCTGGGCGACCGGCTGGTGCGCTCGTTGGCCTATCGACGGTAA
- a CDS encoding LysR family transcriptional regulator has translation MNIDLRQLRHFIALIEHRNFTSAAQAMNISQSAFSRSIQSLEQSVGARLIDRHHNLEPTKKGLLVLEHARRLTRHAQDLINDIEQFSEKESGEVHFGCGPAPAAWLMPQVIGEFSRQYPRVRLVFRVDNWQALGQRLMAEELAFIVADTRHFELDARYNVQPLSQHRWGFCCRQGHPLATFDEISVEQLFSYPLAATVRPPNLRQALVRLSGQQDIRTSIECENGYSLLDVIRQSDAIGTTNHRHGPLQQPPDGIHMLKITGLDDDTDEFYTHYGIVSRADSRLSWLSQRLIAMFLQVDQAPHRASAADATAV, from the coding sequence ATGAACATCGACCTGCGTCAGTTACGCCACTTTATTGCGCTGATCGAGCACCGAAATTTCACTTCGGCGGCGCAGGCCATGAACATTTCACAGTCGGCGTTCAGCCGCAGCATCCAGTCGCTGGAACAGAGCGTGGGCGCGCGGCTGATCGACCGTCACCATAATCTGGAACCCACCAAGAAAGGGCTGCTGGTACTGGAACACGCCCGCCGCCTCACCCGCCACGCGCAAGATTTAATCAACGATATCGAGCAGTTCAGCGAAAAAGAGAGCGGCGAGGTACATTTCGGCTGCGGCCCGGCGCCGGCGGCCTGGCTGATGCCGCAGGTGATCGGCGAATTCTCCCGCCAGTATCCGCGGGTGCGGCTGGTGTTCCGGGTCGATAACTGGCAGGCGCTGGGCCAACGACTGATGGCGGAAGAGCTTGCCTTTATCGTCGCCGATACCCGCCATTTCGAGCTGGACGCCCGCTACAACGTGCAGCCGCTGAGCCAGCACCGCTGGGGCTTCTGCTGTCGTCAGGGGCATCCGCTGGCTACGTTTGACGAAATCAGCGTCGAGCAATTGTTCAGCTATCCGCTGGCGGCCACCGTGCGCCCGCCCAACCTGCGCCAGGCGCTGGTGCGGCTGAGCGGTCAGCAGGATATCCGCACCAGCATTGAGTGCGAAAACGGCTACAGCCTGCTGGACGTGATCCGCCAGTCCGACGCCATCGGTACCACCAATCATCGCCACGGGCCGTTACAACAGCCGCCGGATGGCATCCACATGCTGAAAATCACCGGGCTGGATGACGACACCGACGAGTTTTACACCCATTACGGTATCGTCAGCCGCGCCGACTCCCGCCTGTCGTGGCTGTCACAGCGGCTGATCGCCATGTTTTTGCAGGTGGATCAGGCGCCGCATCGCGCCAGCGCCGCCGACGCTACAGCGGTGTGA
- a CDS encoding ABC transporter substrate-binding protein: MKPFIQRVMAITCLCLLPFLAQASRTVTDQLGRQVTIADNVERVVVLQHQTLNILVQLNATDKIVGILANWKQQLGDNYARLVPALSDKAALGDLTHVDAEKLVALHPQVVFVTNYAPQEMIDSITRLGIPVIAISLRHDNDPVQAAKMNSTPANEDEAYNQGLREGIALIGEVVNKQAEAKALIDAAFAYRQRVSARLKGIPDSERVRAYMANPDLTTYGSGKYTGLMMQHAGALNVAAATVQGFKQVSMEQVIAWNPQVIFVQDRYPQVVSEITKMPEWQVIDAVKQHRVWLMPEYAKAWGYPMPEAIGLGELWMAKKLYPSRFQDIDMKQEAERWYQRFYRTHYQGTE; encoded by the coding sequence ATGAAACCATTTATTCAACGGGTAATGGCTATTACCTGCTTATGTTTATTGCCATTTCTTGCTCAGGCATCCCGGACAGTGACGGATCAACTGGGGCGTCAGGTAACCATTGCCGATAACGTCGAACGGGTTGTTGTATTGCAGCATCAGACACTGAATATTTTGGTGCAGCTAAACGCCACAGATAAAATCGTTGGCATCCTGGCCAACTGGAAGCAGCAACTGGGAGATAATTATGCGCGCCTGGTGCCTGCTTTGTCTGATAAAGCCGCTCTGGGTGATTTGACCCATGTGGATGCTGAAAAACTGGTTGCGCTGCATCCGCAAGTGGTTTTTGTCACCAACTATGCCCCGCAAGAAATGATCGACAGCATTACCCGTCTGGGGATTCCGGTGATTGCAATTTCGTTGCGCCATGATAACGATCCTGTTCAGGCGGCGAAGATGAATTCAACTCCGGCTAATGAGGATGAGGCCTATAACCAGGGATTGCGCGAAGGCATTGCGTTGATTGGCGAGGTGGTGAATAAGCAGGCTGAAGCGAAAGCATTAATTGATGCGGCTTTTGCCTATCGTCAACGGGTCAGTGCGCGTTTAAAAGGCATTCCGGATAGTGAACGTGTTCGTGCTTATATGGCGAACCCGGATCTCACGACCTATGGTTCCGGGAAATACACAGGACTGATGATGCAACACGCCGGCGCACTGAATGTGGCGGCGGCAACGGTTCAGGGCTTTAAGCAAGTCTCTATGGAACAGGTGATTGCCTGGAATCCTCAGGTGATCTTCGTTCAGGATCGTTACCCTCAGGTGGTGAGCGAAATCACCAAGATGCCGGAATGGCAGGTGATTGACGCAGTGAAGCAGCATCGGGTCTGGTTGATGCCTGAATATGCCAAAGCCTGGGGATACCCTATGCCGGAAGCCATTGGTCTGGGGGAATTGTGGATGGCGAAGAAACTTTATCCATCACGCTTCCAAGATATCGATATGAAGCAAGAAGCAGAACGTTGGTATCAGCGCTTTTATCGCACTCACTATCAGGGTACCGAATAA
- a CDS encoding aryl-sulfate sulfotransferase, with amino-acid sequence MGHPSVYPTGTTIYHPDKAWGGYTVFQALETGAVLIDMNGAALRLWEGLHGFPNKILPGGYILGHSGQRDARYGMQDMVDLVQLDWDGNRVWQFNRYEHIHDPDLPPEWMARAHHDYQRSGNPVGYYAPGLEPQALGGNTLILAHQNLHNPKISDKLLLDDTIIEVDWQGNVVWEWRCSDHFDELGFDDAAKIALYRNPNMRSSGGGMGDWMHINSMSALGPNPWFDQGDARFHPDNIIWDARESNIIAIIDKQSGDIVWRLGPDYSTPELKHLGWIIGQHHAHMIPAGLPGAGNILVFDNGGWAGYGAPNPASADGVKNAWRDYSRVLEINPVTLDIVWRYSPYEAGIPHPTDAFRFYSPYISNIQRLPNGNTLINEGANGRLFEVTADHEIVWEYISPFWGKSVNTNMLYRAYRVPYDWVPQLPRPQETPVQAPDNTRLRQPGAAPAGFASVVAVSETRPYKRGGDALCVATDSDDLKRSPKLFAVNRSRFTALSLAQDDALSLPAGTQLLLVGAERCVHCKSLYRQLETVIGDAAFSALSCYYLDADHHLPHAAQLQVRSLPTLLWLQDGQEQARLTGAQSADALRQWLSAIPR; translated from the coding sequence ATGGGACACCCTTCCGTTTACCCGACCGGCACCACGATCTATCACCCGGACAAAGCCTGGGGCGGTTACACCGTCTTCCAGGCGCTGGAAACCGGCGCGGTCTTGATCGACATGAACGGGGCGGCGCTGCGGCTGTGGGAAGGTCTGCACGGTTTTCCCAACAAGATTCTGCCGGGCGGTTATATCCTCGGTCACAGCGGCCAGCGCGACGCCCGCTACGGCATGCAGGACATGGTGGATCTGGTGCAACTGGACTGGGACGGCAACCGGGTCTGGCAATTCAACCGTTACGAACACATCCACGACCCGGACTTGCCGCCGGAGTGGATGGCGCGCGCCCATCACGACTACCAGCGCAGCGGCAACCCGGTGGGCTACTATGCGCCGGGGCTGGAGCCGCAGGCGCTCGGCGGCAATACGCTGATTCTGGCGCACCAAAATCTGCATAACCCGAAAATCAGCGACAAGCTGCTGCTGGACGACACCATCATTGAAGTGGACTGGCAGGGCAACGTGGTGTGGGAATGGCGGTGCAGCGATCATTTTGACGAGCTGGGCTTTGACGACGCCGCCAAAATCGCGCTGTACCGAAACCCCAACATGCGCAGCAGCGGCGGCGGCATGGGCGACTGGATGCACATCAACTCGATGTCCGCCCTCGGTCCCAACCCGTGGTTCGATCAGGGCGACGCCCGCTTCCATCCAGACAACATCATCTGGGATGCGCGCGAATCCAACATTATCGCCATCATCGACAAGCAGAGCGGCGATATCGTATGGCGGCTCGGCCCGGACTACAGCACGCCGGAACTGAAACATCTGGGCTGGATCATCGGCCAGCATCATGCGCACATGATCCCGGCCGGCTTACCGGGCGCGGGCAATATTCTGGTGTTCGACAACGGCGGCTGGGCCGGTTACGGCGCGCCCAACCCGGCGTCGGCCGACGGGGTGAAGAACGCCTGGCGCGACTACTCGCGCGTGCTGGAAATCAACCCGGTGACGCTGGATATCGTCTGGCGCTATTCGCCGTACGAAGCCGGGATTCCGCACCCGACCGACGCCTTTCGTTTCTACAGCCCGTACATCAGCAATATCCAGCGCTTGCCGAACGGCAACACGCTGATCAACGAAGGCGCCAACGGCCGCCTGTTCGAAGTGACGGCGGACCACGAGATCGTCTGGGAATACATCTCGCCGTTCTGGGGCAAAAGCGTCAACACCAATATGCTGTACCGCGCCTACCGGGTGCCGTACGACTGGGTGCCGCAACTGCCGCGCCCGCAGGAAACCCCGGTACAGGCGCCGGACAACACCCGGCTGCGCCAGCCCGGCGCCGCGCCAGCCGGTTTCGCCAGCGTCGTTGCCGTCAGCGAAACCCGGCCGTATAAACGCGGCGGCGATGCGCTGTGCGTCGCTACCGACAGCGACGATCTGAAACGCAGCCCGAAGCTGTTCGCCGTCAACCGCAGCCGCTTTACCGCTTTATCGCTGGCGCAGGATGACGCGCTGTCGCTGCCCGCCGGCACCCAGTTGCTGCTGGTGGGCGCGGAACGCTGCGTGCACTGTAAGAGTCTGTATCGCCAGTTGGAAACGGTCATCGGCGACGCCGCGTTCAGCGCGCTATCCTGCTACTATCTGGACGCCGACCATCATCTGCCGCACGCCGCGCAGTTGCAGGTCCGTTCGCTGCCCACCCTGTTGTGGCTGCAAGACGGTCAGGAGCAGGCCAGGCTCACCGGCGCGCAGAGCGCGGACGCGTTGCGTCAGTGGTTAAGCGCTATCCCACGCTAA
- a CDS encoding isopenicillin N synthase family dioxygenase translates to MSQPASLPVLDFSQLDGNARQRADFLQRLNHAARETGFFYLTHHGVDPELQQRVQRLSRAFFALPDAEKQRVAMIRSPHFRGYNLAGAERTRSEPDWREQFDIGAERPPLRLLSGDPAWRRLQGPNQWPVSLPELKIALLEWQQTLTHISLRLLRAFAEVLGLPITAFDALYGDKPSEHIKLIRYPGRATADSHQGVGAHKDSGFLTLLLQDQQSGLQVEVEPDRWVEAHPLPGSFVVNIGELLELATNGYLRATVHRVVSPPVSQERLSVAFFLGAQLDAVVPVFPLPPALARLARGPASDPNNPLLRDVGWNYLKGRLRSHPEVAKRYYGDVVQAQQQAVTA, encoded by the coding sequence ATGAGTCAACCCGCATCCCTGCCCGTACTCGACTTTTCCCAGCTTGATGGTAACGCCCGGCAACGTGCCGATTTTCTGCAACGCCTGAATCACGCTGCCCGTGAAACCGGCTTCTTCTATCTGACCCACCACGGCGTCGACCCGGAACTGCAACAACGCGTTCAACGGCTATCGCGCGCTTTTTTTGCCTTGCCGGACGCGGAAAAACAGCGGGTGGCGATGATCCGCTCTCCCCACTTCCGTGGCTATAACCTCGCGGGCGCAGAGCGTACCCGCAGCGAACCGGACTGGCGCGAACAGTTCGATATCGGGGCGGAGCGCCCGCCGCTGCGCCTGTTATCCGGCGATCCCGCCTGGCGACGGCTACAGGGGCCGAATCAGTGGCCGGTGTCGCTGCCGGAACTGAAAATCGCGCTGCTGGAGTGGCAGCAAACCCTGACCCACATTTCGCTGCGCCTGTTGCGCGCTTTCGCTGAAGTGCTGGGGCTGCCGATAACCGCGTTTGATGCGCTGTACGGCGATAAACCCAGCGAGCATATCAAACTGATTCGCTATCCCGGCCGGGCGACGGCGGACAGCCATCAGGGCGTTGGCGCGCACAAGGATTCCGGTTTCCTGACGCTGTTGTTGCAGGATCAGCAATCCGGTCTGCAGGTGGAGGTCGAACCGGATCGCTGGGTGGAAGCGCACCCACTGCCGGGGTCGTTTGTGGTCAATATCGGCGAACTGCTGGAACTGGCGACAAACGGTTATCTGCGCGCCACCGTGCACCGGGTGGTGTCGCCGCCGGTAAGTCAGGAACGGCTGTCGGTGGCCTTTTTCCTCGGCGCGCAGTTGGATGCGGTAGTGCCGGTGTTTCCGCTGCCGCCGGCGCTGGCGAGACTGGCCCGCGGGCCGGCCAGCGACCCGAACAACCCGTTGCTACGCGACGTGGGCTGGAATTACCTGAAAGGGCGTTTACGTTCCCACCCGGAAGTGGCGAAGCGCTACTACGGCGATGTGGTGCAGGCGCAGCAGCAGGCGGTTACCGCCTGA
- a CDS encoding ABC transporter ATP-binding protein encodes MTQPLPQPVVAFDRLKKQFRVGGNPLTVIDDLSLAIYPGELVAIVGSSGCGKSTLLRLLVGLDDDYQGRILVDGAPINGIGGERGIVFQEPRLFPWLTVRQNIELGLASEKIGRADLARRVDHFIRLVHLDEFADALPAQLSGGMAQRVAIARGLVGNPRILMLDEPFGALDALTRQQMQQELRRIHQQEGTTTLLVTHDVEEAVYLADRVVVLAPRPGRLKQIATVTLPHPRQRDSQAFHQQCSELLALLTHSDAPASPAATLITD; translated from the coding sequence ATGACGCAACCGCTCCCCCAACCGGTGGTCGCCTTCGACCGCCTGAAAAAACAGTTTCGCGTCGGCGGCAACCCGCTGACGGTTATCGACGACCTCTCGCTGGCGATTTATCCCGGCGAACTGGTGGCGATTGTCGGCAGCAGCGGCTGCGGCAAATCCACGCTGCTGCGCCTGCTGGTCGGGCTGGATGACGATTATCAGGGCCGCATTCTGGTAGACGGCGCGCCGATAAACGGCATCGGCGGCGAGCGCGGCATCGTGTTTCAGGAGCCAAGGCTGTTCCCGTGGCTGACGGTGCGCCAGAACATCGAACTGGGGCTGGCGAGCGAAAAGATTGGCCGGGCCGACCTCGCCCGCCGGGTCGACCATTTCATTCGGCTGGTGCATCTGGACGAGTTCGCCGACGCCCTGCCCGCCCAGTTGTCCGGCGGCATGGCGCAACGGGTGGCGATCGCCCGCGGGCTGGTGGGCAACCCACGCATTCTGATGCTCGACGAGCCGTTCGGCGCGCTGGACGCGCTGACCCGCCAGCAAATGCAACAGGAACTGCGGCGGATTCATCAGCAGGAGGGCACCACCACCCTGCTGGTCACCCACGATGTGGAAGAAGCGGTGTATCTGGCCGACCGGGTGGTGGTGCTGGCGCCCCGGCCCGGCCGTCTGAAACAGATCGCCACGGTGACGCTGCCGCACCCACGCCAGCGCGACAGTCAGGCCTTCCACCAGCAATGCAGCGAACTGCTCGCGCTGCTGACTCACTCCGATGCCCCGGCCTCGCCGGCCGCCACGCTTATCACTGACTAA
- a CDS encoding MetQ/NlpA family ABC transporter substrate-binding protein encodes MKNHNFFALTAMALVMGLSVSAQAADALRVAADPVPHAEILAQVQKADPSLKLKVVELSGNVNANELLASGDVDANYFQHVPYLRDQEKALGKKFVVAATVHIEPLGIYSRKYKSLHEVKENATVAVPNNVTNLSRALYLLQGQGLIKLKAGYNDPSKDQATPKDIADNPKKLKIKEIEAAQIPRSLDDVDLAVINGNYALEAGLVPSRDALGLESASHNPYANILVTTPALQNDPRIKQLAKDLESKATADFISQRYKGSVIAVAGQ; translated from the coding sequence ATGAAAAATCATAATTTTTTTGCTCTGACGGCGATGGCATTGGTAATGGGACTGTCGGTATCGGCTCAGGCGGCCGATGCCTTGCGGGTGGCGGCGGATCCGGTGCCGCACGCGGAAATTCTGGCGCAGGTCCAAAAGGCGGACCCGTCGCTGAAACTGAAGGTGGTGGAGCTGAGCGGCAACGTGAACGCCAACGAACTGCTGGCCAGCGGCGACGTAGATGCCAACTATTTCCAGCATGTGCCTTATCTGCGCGATCAGGAAAAAGCGCTGGGTAAAAAATTCGTGGTGGCGGCCACGGTGCATATCGAACCGCTGGGGATTTATTCCCGAAAATACAAATCGCTCCACGAGGTGAAGGAGAATGCCACCGTGGCGGTGCCGAACAACGTCACCAACCTCAGCCGGGCGCTGTACCTGTTGCAGGGGCAGGGGCTGATCAAACTCAAGGCGGGTTATAACGACCCGTCGAAAGATCAGGCGACGCCGAAAGACATCGCCGACAACCCGAAAAAATTGAAAATCAAAGAGATTGAAGCGGCGCAGATCCCCCGTTCGCTGGATGACGTCGACCTGGCGGTGATCAACGGCAACTACGCGCTGGAGGCTGGGCTGGTGCCGTCCCGCGATGCGCTGGGGCTGGAGAGCGCCAGCCATAATCCATACGCCAACATTCTGGTGACCACGCCGGCGCTGCAAAACGATCCGCGTATCAAACAACTGGCGAAGGATTTGGAGTCCAAAGCCACGGCTGACTTCATCAGCCAGCGCTACAAAGGGTCGGTGATTGCGGTGGCGGGGCAATAA
- a CDS encoding substrate-binding domain-containing protein — MKALVAGSLRAVWQPLMVNFYDIWGLRVETAFGPAGLLRERIEKGEPCDLFASANLDHPLALLAAGIAGQVMPFATNRLCLTVASSCIRPEDNWLSLLTRPTLRLGTSTPVCDPSGDYTWQLFRQIEWSQPGVGLAIQQRAQCLVGGEASALVPAGEMAASWLIQQGIVDTFIGYASYAPRLRKIAGLTVFDIPAEFSVQAQYTLAVMNKETESLAAFLCSTVAQRILSEWGFGPGSGG, encoded by the coding sequence ATGAAGGCGCTGGTGGCAGGCAGTTTACGGGCAGTCTGGCAACCGCTTATGGTGAATTTCTATGATATCTGGGGCCTGAGGGTGGAGACGGCTTTCGGCCCGGCCGGGTTATTGCGTGAGCGTATTGAAAAAGGTGAGCCCTGCGACCTGTTTGCTTCTGCTAACCTGGATCATCCCCTGGCCTTGCTGGCTGCGGGTATTGCCGGACAGGTGATGCCGTTCGCCACTAACCGACTGTGTTTGACCGTTGCCAGCAGTTGTATTCGCCCGGAGGATAACTGGTTGTCCCTCTTGACCCGTCCCACCCTGCGCCTGGGGACATCGACGCCTGTCTGTGACCCTTCAGGTGACTATACCTGGCAATTATTTCGCCAGATTGAGTGGAGCCAGCCCGGTGTCGGCCTGGCTATCCAGCAACGAGCGCAGTGTCTGGTCGGGGGCGAAGCGAGTGCTTTGGTTCCTGCCGGGGAGATGGCGGCAAGCTGGCTTATTCAACAAGGCATAGTGGATACGTTTATTGGTTACGCCAGCTATGCACCGCGTTTAAGAAAGATTGCGGGCTTAACGGTATTTGATATTCCTGCTGAGTTCAGCGTCCAGGCACAATACACCCTGGCGGTCATGAATAAAGAGACAGAGTCTCTGGCCGCATTTCTGTGTTCGACTGTCGCTCAACGGATCCTCAGTGAATGGGGTTTCGGTCCCGGCTCAGGCGGCTGA
- a CDS encoding DUF6250 domain-containing protein produces MTDTGYSAQRTVMESHAGQACTAATEGGFQRQSDVHQESNTHQESNAHRESNAHRESNAHQFALQWAQSADGKPLCWRVEQEDPARTRIDIDDHTLTLDTAAGLTVWLDQPLSGRYRISYLREVLVQGQPNDRLSDLNQFWAARDPARASLFTRHGVLGEYDNLALYYVGMGGNWNSTTRFRYYNGHGERQLLGEFTDEAHLLRAGQRYRVAIEVDSTETRFLIDNQLYFRAHYTEPPASGYFGLRTVFSRQAISQFSVTPL; encoded by the coding sequence ATGACGGACACAGGCTATAGCGCACAGCGCACGGTTATGGAAAGCCACGCCGGTCAGGCGTGTACCGCCGCCACGGAAGGCGGCTTTCAACGGCAATCAGACGTCCACCAGGAATCAAACACCCACCAGGAGTCAAATGCCCACCGGGAATCAAATGCCCACCGGGAATCAAATGCCCATCAGTTCGCCCTGCAATGGGCGCAATCCGCTGACGGAAAACCGTTGTGCTGGCGGGTGGAGCAGGAGGACCCGGCGCGCACCCGTATCGATATTGACGACCATACGCTGACGCTGGATACCGCTGCCGGGCTGACGGTGTGGCTCGACCAGCCGCTATCCGGCAGGTATCGCATCAGTTATCTGCGTGAAGTCTTGGTGCAGGGGCAGCCGAACGATCGGCTTTCCGATCTCAATCAATTTTGGGCGGCGCGGGACCCGGCCCGCGCGTCGCTGTTCACCCGCCACGGGGTGCTGGGCGAATACGATAATCTGGCGCTGTATTACGTTGGCATGGGCGGCAACTGGAACAGCACCACCCGTTTTCGCTACTACAACGGCCACGGCGAGCGGCAACTGCTGGGGGAGTTCACCGATGAAGCGCATCTGCTGCGCGCCGGGCAGCGTTATCGGGTGGCCATTGAGGTGGACAGCACCGAAACCCGTTTCCTGATCGATAACCAACTCTACTTTCGCGCCCACTATACCGAACCGCCGGCCAGCGGCTATTTCGGCTTGCGGACGGTATTTTCACGGCAGGCGATCAGCCAGTTCAGCGTCACACCGCTGTAG